One window from the genome of Musa acuminata AAA Group cultivar baxijiao chromosome BXJ1-4, Cavendish_Baxijiao_AAA, whole genome shotgun sequence encodes:
- the LOC135672319 gene encoding MLO-like protein 6, which yields MAGGGAGGRTLEQTSTWAVATVCFALVIISIAIEHGIHLITKWLEKHHKRALQEALEKIKSELMLLGFVSLLLTVGQSAISEICVPKSVGDSWHPCKMEVHDDSSTAHSRHLSGRSGPDKCSKRNKISFISADGLYQLHIFIFVLAISHIIYCISTMALGRLKMKHWKSWELETKTAEYQFSHDPDRFRFARETSFGRRHLSFWSKSPALIWIACFFRQFVISLPKVDYLTLRNGFIIAHLAPQSSSKFDFRKYIKRSLDEDFKVVVGISPALWFFAVIFLLFNTHGWHSYLWLPFVPLIIILLVGTKLQVIIIRMAQRIMERGDVIKGVPVVHPTDDLFWFRRPRLMLYLIHFVLFQNAFQLAFLAWSWYEFGFPSCFHKRVEDIIVRLSMGLLIQVLCSYVTLPLYALVTQMGSKMKPTIFNERVATALRKWHQTARKNLRENRKSGSITPLSTSRPTTPKNSFAQVYRLQHLPSNLESQPDSSRNYNFDREHLEIEQSFSSTSRPTTATSRSSPAYLLRNLPSDLSTQQESPNRSNLWKGRYEMEGPSLPSERTVDIELQRAALEGGETQSKSYSPQSPAL from the exons TGGTTGGAGAAGCATCATAAACGGGCACTCCAGGAAGCCTTGGAGAAGATCAAATCTG AACTGATGCTGCTGGGCTTCGTATCCTTGCTCCTGACAGTGGGGCAGAGCGCCATCTCTGAGATCTGCGTGCCGAAAAGTGTTGGTGATTCATGGCATCCTTGCAAGATGGAAGTGCATGACGACAGTTCCACGGCTCACTCACGGCACTTGAGCGGTCGAAGCGGGCCTGACAAGTGTTCTAAGAGG AACAAAATTTCCTTCATCTCTGCTGACGGACTCTATCAACTCCACATATTCATCTTCGTTTTGGCCATCTCTCATATTATCTACTGCATCTCCACCATGGCTCTGGGTAGATTAAAG ATGAAACATTGGAAATCATGGGAACTGGAGACGAAGACTGCAGAGTACCAGTTTTCACATG ATCCTGACAGGTTTCGGTTTGCTAGAGAAACATCCTTCGGACGTCGTCATCTGAGCTTCTGGAGCAAATCCCCAGCTTTAATCTGGATT GCGTGCTTCTTCAGACAATTCGTGATATCACTTCCAAAGGTTGACTATCTGACACTGCGCAATGGATTCATCATC GCACATTTGGCTCCTCAAAGCTCATCCAAGTTTGACTTCAGAAAGTATATAAAGAGGTCTCTGGATGAAGATTTCAAAGTTGTGGTTGGGATCAG CCCAGCTCTATGGTTCTTTGCAGTCATCTTCTTGCTGTTCAACACTCATG GTTGGCATTCTTACCTATGGCTTCCATTTGTTCCCTTAATC ATTATTCTGCTGGTGGGGACGAAGCTTCAGGTGATAATAATAAGGATGGCCCAGCGGATCATGGAGCGTGGGGATGTCATCAAAGGTGTCCCTGTCGTCCACCCCACTGACGACTTGTTCTGGTTCCGACGCCCTCGATTAATGCTCTACCTTATCCACTTTGTTCTCTTTCAG AATGCTTTCCAGCTTGCCTTCTTAGCCTGGAGTTGG TATGAATTTGGATTTCCTTCGTGCTTTCACAAGCGTGTGGAAGACATCATCGTTAGGCTTTCTATGGG TTTGCTCATACAGGTTCTTTGCAGCTACGTCACACTCCCTCTCTACGCACTGGTAACACAG ATGGGTTCCAAAATGAAGCCCACCATCTTCAACGAGAGGGTAGCAACAGCACTGAGAAAATGGCATCAAACAGCCAGAAAAAACTTGAGAGAGAACAGGAAGTCCGGAAGCATCACACCGCTGTCCACAAGCAGGCCTACGACCCCAAAGAACAGCTTTGCACAAGTTTACAGGTTGCAGCATCTTCCCAGTAACTTGGAGAGCCAGCCAGATTCTTCGAGGAACTACAACTTTGACAGGGAGCATCTTGAGATCGAACAGTCCTTTTCGTCCACAAGTAGGCCTACCACTGCCACAAGCCGTTCGTCGCCGGCGTACCTACTGCGGAACCTTCCAAGTGATCTAAGCACTCAACAAGAGTCTCCAAATCGCTCTAACCTTTGGAAAGGCCGGTATGAGATGGAAGGACCGTCGTTGCCATCTGAGAGAACGGTAGATATCGAGCTACAGAGAGCAGCTCTGGAAGGAGGTGAAACACAAAGTAAGAGTTATTCACCGCAGTCGCCTGCTTTATAA